One Agrobacterium vaccinii DNA window includes the following coding sequences:
- a CDS encoding DMT family transporter, with protein MKQVSSGWWSGLIGVLIFSASLPATRMAVAGFDPAFLTLARASIAGILACGLLVVFKQKRPAGADLGSLAVVALGVVIGFPFLTALALKHITASHSTVFIGLLPLSTAIFAVMRGGERPRPIFWVFSCLGSTLVAGFALMQDGTASLTGDLLMLSAIVVCGLGYAEGAALSRRLGGWQVISWALVLSLPLMLPLALFFMPASLSGIPTSAWVGLCYVSLFSMLIGFIFWYRGLALGGIAAVGQLQLLQPFFGLILSATLLGEAVSPAMLVVTMGVVACVAGARRVSRQVAVPRN; from the coding sequence ATGAAACAGGTGTCGAGCGGATGGTGGAGCGGATTGATAGGCGTGCTGATTTTCAGCGCGTCACTGCCCGCCACGCGGATGGCCGTTGCAGGCTTTGACCCGGCGTTTCTCACGCTTGCGCGCGCCAGCATCGCAGGCATTCTGGCTTGCGGTCTGCTCGTGGTGTTCAAACAGAAGCGCCCGGCTGGCGCCGATTTGGGATCGCTCGCCGTGGTCGCGTTGGGCGTCGTCATCGGCTTTCCGTTTCTCACGGCCCTTGCGCTGAAACATATCACCGCGTCCCACTCTACCGTTTTCATCGGCCTCCTGCCGCTCTCGACAGCAATTTTCGCCGTGATGCGGGGCGGTGAGAGACCGCGTCCCATTTTCTGGGTCTTCTCATGCCTCGGCAGCACGCTGGTCGCAGGCTTCGCCCTGATGCAGGACGGCACCGCATCGTTGACGGGTGACCTCTTGATGCTGAGCGCAATCGTCGTCTGTGGGCTGGGTTATGCAGAAGGTGCCGCGTTGTCGCGGCGGCTGGGCGGTTGGCAGGTCATCTCCTGGGCGCTGGTTCTGTCGCTGCCGCTCATGTTGCCGCTCGCGCTTTTCTTTATGCCCGCATCCTTGAGTGGTATTCCTACCAGTGCGTGGGTTGGGCTCTGCTACGTGTCGCTATTCAGCATGCTGATCGGCTTCATCTTCTGGTATCGCGGGCTGGCACTCGGCGGCATTGCAGCCGTGGGCCAGTTGCAATTGCTGCAGCCGTTCTTCGGGCTGATATTGTCGGCGACATTGCTGGGCGAAGCCGTCAGCCCCGCAATGCTCGTCGTCACGATGGGCGTGGTGGCCTGCGTTGCAGGCGCCCGACGCGTTTCAAGGCAGGTCGCGGTGCCACGGAATTAG
- a CDS encoding GH25 family lysozyme, which yields MHRSTVPALILACLSLAGCTSSSGPEGLMAGIPSKETTSSVTPSAPVPQASVGAPLRAEPAQKVLAWGGPMPSGSPAFAAVDQQTTAPRAAPEMERPIAPQAGVAMPNERPVQLAMAAAPAINAGPAVRSRIFKSNFSDAKPINFGRVTPRHFPVHGVDVSRWQGNIDWERLRSRGANFAFIKATDGGDHLDPMFRTNWDRAKAAGVRRGAYHFFYWCRPASHQADWFIRNVPRDPEALPPVIDVEYNGESSCKMRLPRAKVLEKMQVFMDMLERHYGQRPIIYTAPDFYKDHLSGEFKNYPFWLRAVAQHPSKVYPDRKWLFWQYSGSGLSHGVEGKIDLNVFSGNEEAWQRWTRGRG from the coding sequence ATGCATCGATCGACAGTGCCAGCCTTAATACTCGCCTGCCTATCCCTCGCCGGCTGTACGTCCAGTTCCGGGCCGGAAGGCCTTATGGCGGGCATTCCTTCCAAGGAAACCACCAGTTCGGTGACGCCTTCGGCACCCGTGCCGCAAGCCAGTGTCGGCGCGCCGCTTCGTGCCGAACCCGCGCAAAAAGTGCTGGCCTGGGGTGGCCCGATGCCGTCCGGCTCTCCCGCCTTTGCCGCTGTCGACCAGCAGACCACGGCACCCCGCGCGGCACCGGAGATGGAGAGACCGATAGCTCCGCAGGCGGGTGTGGCCATGCCGAACGAAAGACCAGTGCAATTGGCGATGGCCGCAGCGCCGGCCATCAATGCCGGCCCTGCGGTCCGCTCCCGCATTTTCAAATCCAATTTCAGCGATGCCAAGCCCATCAATTTCGGCAGGGTCACGCCCCGTCATTTCCCGGTCCACGGCGTTGATGTGTCGCGCTGGCAGGGCAATATCGACTGGGAGAGACTGAGATCGCGCGGCGCCAACTTCGCCTTCATCAAGGCAACGGATGGCGGTGACCATCTTGACCCGATGTTCAGAACCAATTGGGACCGCGCCAAGGCGGCGGGTGTTCGCCGCGGTGCCTACCACTTCTTCTACTGGTGCCGTCCGGCAAGCCATCAGGCCGACTGGTTCATTCGCAACGTGCCGCGTGACCCGGAGGCGCTGCCACCCGTCATCGACGTGGAATATAACGGGGAATCCAGCTGCAAAATGCGCCTGCCACGCGCCAAGGTGCTGGAAAAGATGCAGGTCTTCATGGACATGCTGGAGCGCCATTATGGCCAGCGTCCAATCATCTATACGGCCCCTGATTTCTACAAGGACCACCTATCGGGTGAGTTCAAGAACTACCCATTCTGGCTTCGGGCCGTGGCGCAGCATCCGTCCAAGGTCTACCCGGACCGCAAGTGGCTGTTCTGGCAATATTCGGGTTCCGGCCTGTCGCATGGCGTAGAGGGCAAGATCGACCTCAACGTGTTCAGCGGCAACGAAGAAGCATGGCAACGCTGGACGCGCGGTCGCGGCTAA
- a CDS encoding methyl-accepting chemotaxis protein — MVIDNLLARFKIQTKVIVFIAPFIASILAVGLSGLYASNLLQSRMDVSNTILQSLTGFKEVYGGMTSFLNNTNDDTRTTLHRQLSEQANFLRATADAASPEIKDAIDRTKIIDDQVNELWSSHQKEQALRAGMSADLAVVLRELNGLLSNATNTRNTLQTDEARAKLLLREADKLNRGANVIATVVTDFNKAMLPEEKMAVVKAAIGTLEATAKDLVAIASVDQKVLIEQMAESVSQIRAQLDIGIVNDSTVGAVDRVVNLMRPATIRLQGFATVKSRQATEVFGQLDQPIEQATTFLATARQIGDDAKNLELEMAGYVAAQTKAALEKFSDAAFRLNVSAGAMTSDAAMSESTRKSAKAIDDTATKLDRAAADLLAVSEQRKVAFGMAEEEIRRVWVSLTDFAGKQRLAADTERSKADGISLSAMVIGVLVAIFAGIGLVMTFKGPILGIVSAMKRLAKGDTNIPLNAKNRYDEIGDMARALEVFKENAEERVRLEVATEEQRAAAEAQRQSNDSERKELDRQIQFAVTALAGGLKRLSSGDISTTIDTPFNDRLEQLRVDFNQSMLRLRETIGGIQENVSVIRGNAQQMSESAVDLARRTERQAASLEETAAAVDEVNTNMRNAVDRAREANTIVDKTRRNTEESLVIVRNAVTAMQRIENASQTIGNITEVIDSISFQTNLLALNAGVEAARAGEAGKGFAVVAHEVRELAQRSASAAKEIRQLIAVSSTEVAAGSSLVHQTGDALAQIGSQISHVSDHVEKITQATHDQAVALQQINSSVGEVDLLTQQNAAMVEETSAASEQLNEETDQLLGLLEQFKLDTNAGYRDTRFAA; from the coding sequence ATGGTAATCGATAATCTGCTCGCACGCTTCAAGATACAAACGAAAGTCATCGTTTTCATTGCTCCCTTCATTGCAAGCATTCTTGCAGTGGGGCTTTCCGGCCTATACGCATCAAATCTGCTGCAAAGCCGCATGGATGTTTCCAACACGATCCTGCAGTCGCTGACCGGGTTCAAGGAAGTCTATGGCGGCATGACATCGTTTCTCAACAATACTAACGATGACACACGCACCACATTGCACCGTCAGCTGTCCGAGCAGGCGAATTTTCTGCGCGCCACGGCAGACGCCGCCTCTCCCGAGATAAAAGATGCAATCGACCGCACAAAAATCATCGATGATCAGGTCAATGAATTGTGGTCCAGCCACCAGAAGGAACAGGCGCTCCGTGCCGGTATGAGCGCCGACCTGGCCGTTGTTTTGCGCGAGCTGAATGGACTTCTGTCCAACGCCACCAACACCCGCAACACGCTGCAAACGGACGAAGCAAGAGCCAAGCTTTTGTTGCGCGAGGCCGATAAACTCAACCGTGGCGCAAACGTCATCGCAACCGTGGTCACCGACTTCAACAAGGCCATGTTGCCGGAAGAAAAAATGGCAGTGGTCAAGGCGGCCATCGGCACCTTGGAAGCAACCGCAAAGGACCTCGTCGCAATCGCATCCGTCGACCAGAAAGTCCTGATCGAACAGATGGCGGAGTCCGTCTCGCAAATCCGCGCACAGCTCGACATCGGCATCGTCAACGACAGTACCGTTGGTGCCGTAGACCGCGTCGTGAACCTGATGCGCCCGGCCACCATTCGTCTCCAAGGCTTTGCCACTGTCAAATCGCGACAGGCTACAGAGGTCTTCGGCCAGCTCGACCAGCCCATCGAACAGGCGACGACATTTCTGGCAACGGCCCGGCAGATCGGCGATGATGCCAAGAACCTCGAACTGGAAATGGCAGGCTATGTTGCCGCCCAGACCAAGGCCGCACTGGAAAAATTCAGCGACGCCGCCTTCCGCCTGAATGTCTCGGCAGGCGCCATGACCAGCGATGCCGCAATGTCGGAATCGACGCGCAAGAGTGCAAAGGCCATCGACGACACCGCAACCAAGTTGGACCGCGCTGCAGCAGACCTTCTGGCAGTGTCTGAGCAACGCAAGGTGGCATTCGGCATGGCGGAAGAAGAAATTCGCCGCGTCTGGGTCAGCCTGACGGATTTTGCCGGAAAGCAGCGTCTGGCCGCTGATACGGAACGCAGCAAGGCAGATGGTATCTCGCTCTCTGCCATGGTCATTGGCGTCCTCGTTGCCATCTTTGCAGGCATCGGTCTGGTGATGACCTTCAAGGGGCCGATCCTAGGCATCGTCAGCGCGATGAAACGCCTGGCCAAGGGCGACACGAATATTCCGCTGAACGCTAAAAATCGCTACGATGAGATTGGCGACATGGCGCGTGCGCTGGAAGTTTTCAAGGAAAATGCCGAGGAGCGCGTCCGTCTCGAGGTCGCAACAGAAGAGCAGCGGGCAGCGGCGGAAGCGCAGCGGCAGTCGAACGACAGCGAGCGCAAGGAACTGGACCGCCAGATTCAGTTCGCCGTCACCGCACTTGCCGGTGGTTTGAAGCGACTGTCTTCAGGCGATATTTCCACGACCATCGATACGCCTTTCAACGACCGTCTTGAGCAGTTGCGTGTGGACTTCAACCAGTCAATGCTGCGCCTTCGCGAAACCATCGGCGGCATTCAGGAAAATGTCAGCGTCATCAGGGGCAATGCCCAGCAGATGTCGGAATCCGCCGTCGATCTCGCGCGTCGCACCGAACGTCAGGCCGCATCGCTGGAGGAAACCGCAGCGGCTGTGGATGAGGTCAACACCAACATGCGCAATGCCGTAGACAGGGCTCGCGAAGCCAATACCATTGTCGACAAGACACGCCGCAACACCGAGGAATCGCTTGTTATCGTGCGCAACGCCGTTACGGCCATGCAACGCATCGAGAACGCATCGCAGACCATCGGAAATATCACCGAAGTCATCGATTCCATCTCGTTCCAGACGAACCTTCTGGCGCTGAATGCAGGCGTTGAAGCAGCACGTGCGGGTGAAGCAGGCAAGGGCTTCGCGGTGGTTGCCCATGAGGTGCGTGAATTGGCGCAGCGCTCTGCCTCGGCTGCAAAGGAAATCCGGCAATTGATCGCCGTTTCCTCCACCGAGGTTGCCGCAGGCTCCAGCCTGGTCCACCAGACCGGCGATGCTCTGGCGCAGATCGGCTCGCAGATTTCCCACGTCAGCGACCACGTCGAAAAGATCACGCAGGCAACGCACGATCAGGCTGTCGCCCTGCAACAGATCAACAGCTCCGTGGGTGAGGTGGATCTTCTCACGCAGCAAAATGCGGCGATGGTGGAAGAAACGAGTGCGGCGAGCGAGCAGTTGAACGAAGAGACGGACCAGTTGCTGGGACTTCTCGAGCAGTTCAAACTCGATACCAACGCTGGCTATCGCGACACTCGTTTCGCAGCGTAA
- a CDS encoding alpha/beta hydrolase family protein produces MRFILPTALLLTAFTLQSALADDVVGTRDITIHSPARNRDLSVTLWYPSSGEGETISVGENRIFDGAQAVKNVALSSGPKPLILLSHGSGSRAVAMAWIATALAQAGYVVAAPDHPGTTSGDSTPEETPKIWERTDDISTIITSLTSDPELSKSVDAKRIGILGFSLGGSTALELVGGRANLDAYVQYCVDYAASMDCQWFAGGKGFKNDEPISVPKLDLRGVDKTRFEQSNQDARIRTAVLVDPGLEVAFTKDSLAAIDIPLTFINLGSVGQIPVSVISDQLAKDVAKASYAQVDDADHFSFLPVCKPGAADFLKSVGEIDPICEPAGPRDRVDIHEELKRLIVDAFGKTLKADH; encoded by the coding sequence ATGCGCTTTATACTCCCCACCGCTCTGCTGCTGACCGCTTTCACCCTCCAGTCCGCACTGGCTGATGATGTCGTCGGCACGCGTGACATCACGATACACTCCCCTGCCCGCAACAGGGATTTGTCCGTCACTCTCTGGTACCCTTCCAGCGGAGAGGGCGAAACAATTAGTGTCGGCGAAAACAGGATTTTTGACGGAGCGCAAGCGGTCAAGAATGTCGCGCTTTCGTCCGGCCCAAAGCCACTGATCCTGCTTTCGCACGGCTCGGGTTCCCGCGCGGTCGCCATGGCGTGGATTGCCACCGCACTTGCGCAGGCAGGCTACGTCGTTGCAGCACCTGACCATCCCGGCACCACCAGTGGCGATTCCACTCCCGAAGAAACGCCAAAAATATGGGAGCGCACGGATGACATCTCTACCATCATCACGTCGCTGACATCTGATCCCGAACTGTCGAAATCCGTCGATGCCAAGCGTATCGGCATTCTCGGCTTTTCCCTCGGCGGCAGCACGGCACTGGAGCTGGTGGGCGGTCGGGCCAATCTTGACGCCTATGTGCAATATTGCGTGGACTATGCGGCCTCCATGGATTGCCAGTGGTTTGCCGGTGGCAAAGGTTTCAAGAACGACGAGCCAATCTCAGTCCCGAAATTGGATTTGCGCGGCGTGGACAAGACGCGCTTCGAGCAATCGAACCAAGACGCCCGTATCCGCACGGCGGTGCTCGTCGATCCCGGTCTGGAGGTGGCCTTCACCAAGGACAGCCTTGCGGCAATCGACATTCCCTTGACCTTCATCAATCTGGGCAGTGTCGGTCAAATCCCGGTTTCGGTGATTTCGGACCAGCTTGCCAAGGATGTGGCAAAGGCAAGCTACGCGCAGGTTGATGACGCAGACCATTTCAGCTTTCTGCCCGTGTGCAAGCCAGGCGCTGCCGATTTCCTGAAATCGGTCGGCGAGATCGATCCGATCTGCGAACCTGCCGGTCCGCGCGACAGGGTCGACATTCATGAAGAACTGAAGAGGCTCATCGTCGATGCCTTCGGCAAGACGCTAAAAGCAGACCACTGA
- a CDS encoding helix-turn-helix domain-containing protein produces MIFVPMPFVVALLLVLMLLSIIRSNGEGRANRPFLAMILLSAVQSTIVGLRWGYQIEELKYALPVMASVLPPLAYASFRSLMHSWRLKSAANIVSIAAPPIVVAVLLVTYPVAIDGILILLFVGYAFAIVLLGKRGPDGLEEAQFASVTSVHRALFIAAFALCLSAAFDVLVLLDFEWAQGQNAAAIISNGNLLGLLLIGLTSWVAGDSRPEKHRDVEPAPADPAAATPEDHEIMGRLEEMMSRHKVYRDENLNLSRLARKMVLPSRQISQAINRATGGNVSQYINQLRVKDACRLLEETDQSVTSIMLESGFQTKSNFNREFRRITGMSPVAWRDREVWTLVSSHKNGHPA; encoded by the coding sequence TTGATTTTCGTACCCATGCCCTTCGTCGTCGCATTGCTGTTGGTTCTCATGCTGCTCTCGATCATCCGCAGCAATGGCGAAGGCCGCGCCAACCGTCCGTTTCTTGCAATGATTTTGCTGAGCGCCGTGCAATCGACCATTGTCGGCCTGCGCTGGGGTTACCAGATCGAGGAGTTGAAATACGCTTTGCCGGTCATGGCATCGGTTTTGCCACCGCTGGCTTATGCCAGCTTCAGAAGCCTCATGCACAGCTGGCGCTTGAAAAGTGCCGCCAACATTGTGAGCATCGCCGCGCCGCCCATCGTGGTCGCCGTCTTGCTCGTGACCTATCCCGTCGCGATCGATGGCATTCTCATCTTGCTGTTCGTGGGGTATGCGTTTGCCATCGTGTTGTTGGGCAAGCGCGGTCCGGATGGGCTGGAGGAGGCGCAGTTCGCCAGTGTGACCTCGGTTCACCGGGCGCTTTTTATCGCCGCCTTCGCTCTGTGCCTTTCCGCCGCTTTCGATGTTCTCGTTCTGCTCGACTTTGAGTGGGCGCAGGGCCAGAACGCTGCCGCCATCATCAGCAATGGAAATCTGCTAGGACTGCTTCTGATCGGGCTGACGTCATGGGTGGCAGGAGATAGCAGGCCGGAAAAGCACAGGGATGTAGAACCTGCACCGGCTGATCCTGCCGCTGCGACGCCCGAAGACCACGAGATCATGGGTCGATTGGAGGAGATGATGAGCAGGCATAAGGTCTATCGCGACGAAAACCTCAATCTCTCCCGTCTGGCGCGCAAGATGGTACTGCCCAGCCGTCAGATTTCACAGGCCATCAACCGCGCAACGGGCGGAAACGTATCACAATATATCAACCAGCTGAGAGTGAAGGACGCATGCCGACTGCTGGAGGAAACGGACCAGTCGGTGACGTCGATCATGCTGGAAAGCGGCTTTCAGACAAAGTCCAATTTTAATCGCGAGTTTCGACGTATCACCGGCATGAGCCCCGTCGCATGGCGCGACCGGGAAGTCTGGACGCTGGTCTCCAGCCATAAAAATGGCCACCCGGCATAA
- a CDS encoding TRAP transporter substrate-binding protein gives MDRRSFIRKAGAVGAGVTATALAAPAIAQENPKITWRMTSSFTKGLDILFGAGQIVADHVKEASGGNFVIQHFAGGEIVPALQAADAVTSGTVEMAHTCSYYYVGKDPTFALGTSVPFGLNARQTNAWFNQAGGNELLNEFLAKHNIYSILLGNTGAQMGGWFRKEINTIDDLKGLKMRIAGLTGQVMQKVGITPQQIAGGDVYAALEKGTIDATEFVGPYDDQKLGFYKVAKYYYYPAWWEGGPACHAFVNLEKFNGLPENYKRILKDACAAGSASMLERYDARNPKALKELVAQGAILRPFSQEILDVCHKAALETYAEISAVNENFKKIYESQQAFKKDAYLWAQIAEYTYDTYMMIQQRNGNL, from the coding sequence ATGGATCGCAGATCATTCATCCGCAAGGCCGGTGCCGTTGGCGCAGGCGTCACAGCAACCGCTCTCGCCGCACCCGCCATTGCCCAGGAAAACCCCAAGATCACCTGGCGCATGACCTCCTCCTTCACCAAGGGTCTCGACATTCTGTTCGGCGCAGGCCAGATCGTGGCCGACCACGTGAAGGAAGCATCCGGCGGCAACTTCGTCATCCAGCATTTTGCCGGTGGCGAAATCGTGCCTGCTCTACAAGCTGCGGATGCGGTGACATCCGGCACGGTCGAGATGGCCCACACCTGCTCCTATTATTACGTCGGCAAAGACCCGACCTTTGCGCTGGGCACATCGGTCCCCTTCGGCCTCAACGCACGCCAGACCAATGCCTGGTTCAATCAGGCTGGCGGCAACGAGCTGCTGAACGAATTTCTGGCCAAGCACAACATCTACTCAATTCTGCTCGGCAACACCGGCGCGCAGATGGGCGGCTGGTTCCGCAAGGAAATCAACACCATCGATGACCTGAAGGGTCTAAAGATGCGCATCGCCGGTCTTACCGGTCAGGTCATGCAGAAGGTCGGTATCACACCGCAGCAGATCGCAGGCGGTGATGTGTATGCCGCGCTGGAAAAGGGCACCATCGACGCGACGGAATTCGTCGGCCCCTATGACGACCAGAAGCTCGGCTTCTACAAGGTCGCGAAATATTACTACTATCCCGCATGGTGGGAAGGTGGCCCGGCCTGCCACGCCTTCGTCAACCTTGAAAAGTTCAACGGCCTGCCGGAGAACTACAAGCGTATTCTGAAGGACGCTTGTGCTGCTGGCAGCGCTTCCATGCTGGAACGCTACGATGCCCGCAACCCCAAGGCATTGAAGGAACTCGTGGCCCAGGGCGCAATCCTTCGCCCGTTCAGCCAGGAAATTCTCGACGTGTGCCACAAGGCAGCGCTTGAGACTTACGCGGAGATTTCGGCCGTCAACGAGAACTTCAAGAAGATTTACGAAAGCCAACAGGCCTTCAAAAAAGACGCCTATCTCTGGGCGCAGATCGCCGAATACACCTATGATACCTACATGATGATCCAGCAGCGCAACGGTAATCTCTGA